The following coding sequences are from one Alphaproteobacteria bacterium window:
- a CDS encoding ABC transporter permease, which translates to MNSMQFLGAIEMGLIYGLVAVGVYLSFRVLDFPDLTVDGSFPLGAAISSILIINGYSPWLALLAALLGGSLSGLFTAWLNIRWKILHLLAGIITMTALYSINLRIMGGPNLSIFDQDTVFHPLQSLLQLPHLSTNVIFMGGALLFILMIFFRFLLSDMGLAMRATGQNLAMAKAQGIGTNGMTLMGLAIANAFAALAGALFAQSQGFADVQMGVGTILVGLAGVLIGEAIFHTRLLFVALIGCILGSVIYRFVYALALNTDTLGLQASDLNLITAALVTLAMISAHMRKSVKAYFAKRRHA; encoded by the coding sequence ATGAATTCGATGCAATTTCTTGGGGCCATTGAAATGGGCCTCATCTACGGGCTTGTTGCAGTTGGTGTATACCTTTCCTTTCGGGTTCTAGATTTCCCTGATTTAACAGTCGACGGCAGTTTTCCTTTGGGAGCCGCCATTTCAAGCATCCTGATTATCAATGGCTACTCACCTTGGTTAGCTCTACTAGCCGCCCTGTTGGGAGGAAGTCTCTCTGGTCTTTTCACCGCATGGTTAAATATCCGCTGGAAAATACTCCATCTTCTCGCAGGTATCATTACGATGACAGCCTTGTATTCAATTAATCTAAGGATTATGGGAGGCCCAAACCTTTCTATATTTGATCAAGATACTGTATTTCATCCACTTCAATCCCTACTGCAGCTGCCACACCTTTCTACAAACGTAATTTTTATGGGAGGGGCATTGTTGTTCATCCTCATGATTTTCTTCAGATTCCTCCTATCGGATATGGGGCTCGCTATGCGCGCTACAGGGCAAAATCTAGCCATGGCAAAAGCTCAAGGAATTGGCACCAACGGCATGACTCTTATGGGACTAGCCATCGCGAATGCCTTTGCAGCCCTAGCAGGAGCCCTCTTTGCTCAGTCTCAAGGATTTGCAGATGTTCAAATGGGTGTAGGAACGATTCTTGTTGGGCTCGCAGGCGTCCTTATTGGGGAAGCCATATTTCATACACGACTTCTTTTTGTAGCCCTCATAGGATGTATTCTGGGTTCCGTTATTTACCGCTTTGTCTATGCCTTGGCCCTCAATACAGATACTCTTGGCCTTCAAGCCTCCGATCTTAATTTAATCACAGCAGCATTGGTCACCCTGGCCATGATAAGTGCACACATGCGTAAATCCGTAAAAGCATACTTTGCTAAAAGGAGACACGCATGA